The Fulvivirga ligni genome window below encodes:
- a CDS encoding sulfotransferase → MIDSPNFQSVIAGEPSNRVLFVSGMHRSGTSLVSQWLNQNNLFMGDMLLSGYSDNKYGHFEDLDFLRLSSNELTKMGLHSTGLILEGDKFKFNHYKIELSRLINERNHNHEIWGWKEPRFTLFMNDIKEHYIPNLKVVAVFRNPIEVIESLYKRLRKNKWYYTRNPIKRLAWYIDIDLNRNKWISTFQKTYIEYNKSIIDFQYKNPKDIIITEVNDFIGNENELVRWLKDNIGLEIKATIKEIYDEDILHKTSDENKNKVLKEAFDIYKQLKSLSI, encoded by the coding sequence ATGATAGATTCTCCTAATTTTCAGTCTGTAATAGCAGGCGAACCTAGTAATAGAGTATTATTCGTATCTGGGATGCATCGATCAGGAACTTCTTTAGTTTCTCAATGGCTTAATCAAAATAATCTATTTATGGGTGATATGCTGTTGAGTGGATATAGTGATAATAAATATGGTCATTTTGAAGATCTTGATTTTCTAAGATTATCGAGTAATGAGCTGACAAAAATGGGATTGCACTCAACAGGACTTATTCTGGAGGGTGATAAATTTAAATTTAATCATTATAAGATAGAATTATCTAGATTGATAAATGAAAGAAACCACAATCATGAAATTTGGGGATGGAAAGAACCCCGGTTTACACTATTCATGAATGATATAAAGGAGCATTATATTCCAAATCTTAAAGTTGTCGCTGTTTTTAGAAATCCAATTGAGGTGATAGAGTCTTTATATAAGAGATTACGTAAGAATAAATGGTATTATACCCGGAATCCAATTAAGAGATTAGCATGGTATATCGATATAGATCTCAATAGGAATAAGTGGATTTCAACATTCCAAAAAACTTACATTGAATATAATAAAAGCATTATAGATTTCCAGTATAAAAATCCCAAAGACATAATAATAACCGAAGTAAATGATTTTATTGGAAATGAGAACGAACTAGTGCGGTGGTTAAAGGATAATATTGGTTTAGAGATTAAAGCCACGATTAAAGAAATTTACGATGAAGACATTCTGCATAAGACCTCGGATGAAAACAAAAATAAGGTCCTAAAGGAAGCATTTGACATTTACAAGCAATTGAAGTCATTGAGTATATGA